A single genomic interval of Legionella israelensis harbors:
- the hemC gene encoding hydroxymethylbilane synthase, which yields MTRRTLHIATRKSPLALWQANHVREQLLSHWPELTIELLPMSTSGDTFNKDKLLAMGGKGLFIKELEEALLDKKADLAVHSMKDVPAEFPNGLALKAICKRGDPHDALISIRHDQLKSLPKGAIIGTSSLRRQSQLLALRPDLNIQFLRGNINTRLKKLHEGKYDAIILAVAGLERMKLQYLISEILSDDVLLPACGQGALGIECRKDDPELHQLIAPLNDPVSSLCVQAERQVNARLGGNCHIPVAVYCRMKNTSDIIIRSKVSSENGQTVLTAQEEGPKEMTMELAERCAQSLIDQGANQLLKLNP from the coding sequence ATGACACGACGAACATTGCATATTGCCACACGCAAAAGTCCTCTAGCCCTTTGGCAAGCCAATCATGTTCGCGAACAGCTACTGTCTCACTGGCCGGAATTAACCATTGAACTGCTACCCATGAGCACTTCTGGTGATACCTTCAATAAAGACAAATTACTAGCCATGGGAGGCAAAGGACTTTTTATCAAGGAACTTGAAGAAGCACTTCTGGATAAAAAAGCTGATCTTGCCGTCCATTCTATGAAAGACGTTCCAGCTGAATTTCCCAATGGGCTGGCTTTAAAGGCAATTTGCAAAAGAGGCGATCCTCATGATGCCTTGATCTCAATTCGTCATGACCAACTCAAGTCCTTGCCAAAAGGAGCCATCATTGGAACCTCGAGTCTAAGGCGGCAATCACAGTTGTTGGCATTACGTCCAGATTTAAACATTCAATTTCTGCGTGGCAACATCAATACCCGCCTAAAAAAACTACATGAAGGAAAATATGATGCCATTATATTGGCTGTAGCAGGGCTTGAACGTATGAAGTTGCAATATTTAATCAGTGAAATCCTTTCTGATGATGTGCTTCTTCCAGCTTGCGGGCAAGGCGCCTTGGGCATAGAGTGTCGAAAGGATGATCCCGAATTGCATCAACTGATAGCACCCTTAAATGATCCTGTTTCTTCTTTATGTGTACAGGCAGAACGTCAGGTTAACGCCAGGCTGGGTGGTAACTGCCATATTCCTGTGGCTGTTTATTGTCGAATGAAAAACACCAGTGATATCATTATACGCAGTAAAGTCTCCAGCGAAAATGGCCAAACCGTTCTTACTGCACAAGAAGAGGGACCAAAGGAGATGACCATGGAACTTGCTGAGCGATGTGCCCAGTCTCTCATTGACCAGGGGGCCAATCAATTGTTGAAATTAAATCCATGA
- a CDS encoding uroporphyrinogen-III C-methyltransferase yields the protein MANSNEPQQKKNETDHQSGKKPKQKASASPIRKDPIHLLSLLSLLIAIIAIATAIYVLQVNKQLHQDFDQQKNTMDTRLSKLRTQQSSIQDHLKATGKSLKQAKEEIKERMDNVNQQFKLTMEQQLYENQDWMLLKARYYIELAQINAHWSDNVSTTVALLKQADMILSHINTSEVFNIRQAIAREIAQLKSKPKIDVAGLLSQLDAAQQTVRKLPLALTEKKLTEATNHQNASNETPRTWRKRLQDSVSLLEKLVVIRRHDEDIKPLLSPLYVAVIKETIRLNLQEVQWAVLNNNHQVYQIALNQAIENIKRHFDTSATITSHLIQQLNQLKNINLNQKTININESLPLLNNFIAHKKDTKVNSQTDSRGESSQ from the coding sequence ATGGCCAACAGCAATGAACCACAACAAAAAAAGAACGAAACAGACCATCAATCTGGTAAAAAACCTAAACAAAAGGCTTCAGCTTCTCCTATCCGCAAAGACCCGATACATTTGCTCTCTCTCCTATCTTTGCTTATAGCCATTATTGCCATTGCGACAGCTATATATGTTCTGCAGGTTAATAAACAATTGCATCAGGATTTTGACCAGCAAAAAAACACCATGGATACCCGTCTGTCTAAATTAAGAACGCAGCAATCCTCTATACAAGATCATCTTAAAGCAACAGGTAAAAGTTTAAAGCAGGCCAAGGAGGAAATTAAAGAGCGCATGGATAATGTAAACCAGCAATTTAAGCTCACTATGGAGCAACAGTTGTATGAAAATCAAGACTGGATGTTATTGAAGGCCCGCTATTACATAGAATTGGCGCAAATCAATGCTCACTGGAGTGACAATGTATCAACAACCGTAGCCTTACTTAAACAGGCAGACATGATTTTAAGCCATATAAACACAAGTGAAGTCTTTAATATCAGACAAGCCATTGCCCGTGAAATCGCTCAATTAAAATCAAAACCAAAAATTGATGTAGCAGGCCTGCTGAGTCAGTTAGACGCTGCCCAGCAAACCGTCAGAAAATTACCTCTTGCCCTTACAGAAAAAAAATTGACTGAGGCCACCAATCATCAGAATGCAAGTAATGAGACACCCAGGACTTGGCGAAAACGCTTACAGGATAGTGTCAGCTTACTGGAAAAACTGGTCGTGATTCGAAGACATGACGAAGACATCAAACCCTTGCTCTCTCCATTGTATGTTGCGGTAATTAAAGAAACGATCCGGCTGAATTTACAGGAGGTTCAATGGGCTGTACTTAATAATAATCATCAAGTCTATCAAATCGCATTAAATCAAGCCATTGAAAATATAAAACGTCATTTTGATACCAGTGCGACAATAACCAGCCACTTAATACAGCAATTGAATCAACTCAAAAATATTAATCTCAATCAAAAAACGATAAACATCAATGAATCACTTCCTTTATTAAATAACTTCATTGCCCACAAAAAAGACACAAAAGTAAACTCTCAGACTGACAGTAGAGGAGAATCCTCACAATGA
- a CDS encoding heme biosynthesis HemY N-terminal domain-containing protein produces the protein MMRILFIFLLLFASGWLGVQLSKDPGYIMIAIQHWTIETTLWIGVVAALLFFFLLYFLIHLTVKLFNIPARWRNWLNKRRIRKARATTSQGLIEYSEGYWQKAKHHLIKALPNTDTPLLNYLTAARAAQKMGDNQLRDHYLREAQQSMPEAKIAVELTQAELQLANQQWEQALATLKHLQDLAPSHPYVLKLLMNLYKEVRDWPQLISLLPELKKHQVISQNEYEKLRLDVYYQEIKDRTKSNHPQALEEFMKHLPKPLYFHPKLNAQYARFLLQQNRHEQAEKVLRQCLRKEVYEELFVLYGLCEQNTEQQLAFAESMLKKAPHSATLYLCLGRLALKSQLWGKAKNYLQRSIELHPVPENHAELGKLYEQLNEPFKASHCYKQGLELAIE, from the coding sequence ATGATGCGTATTTTATTTATTTTTTTACTTTTATTCGCCTCAGGATGGCTAGGGGTTCAACTCAGCAAAGATCCGGGTTACATTATGATTGCCATTCAGCATTGGACCATTGAAACCACACTATGGATAGGGGTCGTCGCTGCTTTGTTATTTTTCTTTCTGCTATATTTCCTGATTCACTTAACGGTCAAGCTTTTTAACATCCCTGCTCGTTGGCGCAACTGGCTTAACAAGCGACGAATACGCAAAGCTCGCGCCACCACAAGTCAGGGTTTGATCGAATACAGCGAAGGATATTGGCAAAAAGCAAAGCATCATCTGATAAAAGCATTGCCTAATACTGATACACCACTTCTTAACTATTTAACCGCTGCCCGTGCCGCTCAGAAAATGGGGGATAATCAGCTACGGGATCATTATTTGCGTGAAGCCCAGCAATCCATGCCAGAAGCAAAAATTGCCGTTGAACTGACACAGGCAGAACTTCAGCTTGCCAATCAACAATGGGAGCAGGCTTTAGCTACGTTAAAACATTTGCAGGATTTAGCTCCCAGTCATCCTTATGTCCTTAAACTTCTCATGAATTTATACAAAGAAGTGCGCGATTGGCCTCAGCTTATTTCCCTCTTACCGGAATTAAAAAAACATCAGGTGATTTCCCAAAATGAATATGAAAAATTAAGATTAGACGTTTACTATCAGGAAATAAAGGATCGGACAAAATCAAATCATCCGCAAGCCCTTGAAGAATTTATGAAACACCTCCCCAAACCACTCTACTTTCATCCCAAGTTAAATGCGCAATACGCTCGATTTCTACTGCAACAGAACCGACATGAACAGGCGGAAAAAGTACTTCGCCAATGTCTGCGAAAAGAGGTTTATGAGGAATTATTTGTATTGTATGGATTATGTGAACAGAATACAGAACAACAGTTGGCATTTGCTGAATCCATGCTCAAAAAAGCTCCACATTCAGCCACCTTATATCTTTGTCTCGGGCGTCTCGCTCTGAAAAGCCAGCTTTGGGGAAAGGCAAAAAACTATCTGCAGCGAAGCATTGAATTACATCCTGTTCCTGAAAATCATGCTGAGTTGGGCAAGCTTTATGAACAACTGAATGAGCCATTCAAAGCAAGTCACTGTTATAAGCAAGGGCTGGAGCTGGCTATTGAATAA
- a CDS encoding epoxyqueuosine reductase QueH, whose translation MTERIKLSLPNEADKLLLHSCCAPCSGEVMEALLFSEIDFSIFFYNPNIHPIQEYEIRKEENIKFAQKHHIPFIDADYDKDNWFARAKGMEWEPERGKRCTMCFDMRFERTALYAYEHGFPVISSSLGISRWKNMEQINDCGIRAASRYPDLVYWTYNWRKSGGSGRMYEIAKRENFYKQEYCGCVYSLRDTNLWRKQNNRDRIKIGHNYYYEENILHDDNKDNNGTTS comes from the coding sequence ATGACTGAACGAATCAAACTTTCATTACCCAATGAAGCTGATAAATTACTTTTACACTCATGCTGCGCCCCTTGTTCAGGGGAAGTGATGGAGGCCTTGCTTTTCTCAGAAATTGATTTCTCCATTTTTTTCTATAACCCCAATATTCATCCCATACAAGAATATGAAATACGTAAAGAGGAAAACATCAAGTTTGCTCAAAAACATCACATCCCTTTTATCGATGCAGATTATGATAAGGATAACTGGTTTGCCCGAGCAAAGGGAATGGAATGGGAGCCAGAGCGTGGTAAGCGTTGTACAATGTGTTTTGACATGCGATTTGAGCGAACGGCTTTATATGCTTATGAGCATGGCTTTCCGGTAATCAGCAGCTCTTTGGGGATTTCACGCTGGAAAAATATGGAGCAAATCAACGATTGCGGTATTCGTGCAGCAAGCCGATACCCTGATTTGGTTTACTGGACATACAATTGGCGTAAGAGCGGTGGCTCAGGAAGAATGTATGAAATTGCCAAACGTGAGAATTTTTATAAACAGGAATATTGCGGCTGCGTTTATTCATTAAGAGACACCAATTTATGGCGCAAGCAGAACAATCGTGATCGAATCAAGATAGGTCATAATTATTATTATGAGGAAAACATTCTTCATGATGATAACAAGGACAACAATGGCACAACATCGTAA
- a CDS encoding cation diffusion facilitator family transporter — translation MAQHRKSQSTTHHEHRHGHEHVQNYNAAFIISIVANGLFVVFQIIFAIWANSTSLLADAFHNLGDVLSLVLAWVATVLMKRQPTASATYGMKKTSILAALANGVLLVFTCGIIATEAMYKFFSPESIHALSVMIVAGIGIVINGATAALFMHGSEDLNIRGAFLHLFYDALISAGVVVSAFLMYLTGWLWLDPAVALIIAFVIIKGTWALFTDSLRLIVDAVPRSVSLEAVRDQLLAVPGVEGLHDLHIWALSTMENALSVHLYMPEVPLTDEARNELIQQLKLHHDIHHITLQVEQDQRLCSEYCNTH, via the coding sequence ATGGCACAACATCGTAAAAGTCAAAGCACGACTCATCATGAGCACCGCCATGGCCATGAGCACGTGCAGAATTATAATGCAGCTTTTATTATATCCATTGTGGCCAATGGATTGTTTGTTGTGTTTCAGATTATTTTCGCCATATGGGCTAATTCTACCAGTTTACTGGCCGATGCCTTCCATAATCTCGGTGATGTTTTAAGCCTGGTATTGGCTTGGGTTGCTACTGTATTAATGAAGCGCCAGCCAACAGCAAGCGCCACTTATGGCATGAAAAAAACCTCCATACTTGCAGCTTTAGCGAATGGGGTGCTGCTTGTTTTTACTTGTGGAATTATTGCCACCGAGGCCATGTATAAGTTTTTTTCCCCTGAAAGCATTCATGCCTTATCCGTTATGATCGTAGCCGGAATAGGTATAGTGATAAATGGAGCCACAGCCGCACTTTTTATGCATGGCTCGGAAGATCTGAATATACGAGGAGCCTTTTTACATTTATTTTATGATGCCTTGATTTCTGCTGGTGTGGTTGTTTCGGCATTTTTGATGTATTTAACCGGATGGTTATGGCTTGATCCAGCAGTAGCCTTAATCATTGCTTTTGTCATTATAAAAGGGACATGGGCTTTATTTACAGACAGCCTCCGACTAATTGTGGATGCAGTTCCCCGCTCAGTGTCCTTAGAAGCGGTTCGCGATCAATTGCTTGCTGTACCAGGTGTAGAAGGACTTCATGATCTGCACATCTGGGCATTAAGTACCATGGAAAATGCTCTTTCTGTACATCTTTACATGCCTGAAGTTCCCTTAACGGATGAAGCAAGAAACGAGCTGATTCAACAACTCAAACTTCATCATGATATTCATCATATCACCTTGCAAGTTGAGCAAGACCAAAGATTATGTTCTGAGTATTGTAATACACATTAG
- the orn gene encoding oligoribonuclease, producing MKNNQNLIWIDLEMTGLEPDHDRIIEIATVVTDAQLNIIAEGPVFAISQPQSLLDKMDEWNTRQHQQSGLIQRVKESEVGEKEAEKKTLDFLSQHLDKGKSPMCGNSICQDRRFLYRYMPELAAFFHYRNLDVSTLKELVKRWRPQLMSGLTKESKHLALDDIKDSIDELIYYRQHFIRLEGDTQND from the coding sequence ATGAAAAATAATCAAAATTTAATCTGGATCGATTTGGAAATGACGGGTCTTGAGCCTGACCATGACCGCATCATAGAAATTGCTACAGTCGTCACGGATGCTCAATTAAATATCATTGCTGAAGGCCCGGTTTTTGCTATTTCTCAACCTCAATCCCTGCTGGACAAAATGGATGAATGGAATACTCGCCAGCATCAGCAGTCAGGTTTGATACAACGGGTTAAGGAAAGTGAGGTCGGTGAGAAGGAAGCAGAAAAAAAGACGCTTGATTTTTTAAGTCAGCATCTTGATAAGGGCAAATCACCCATGTGTGGCAATAGCATTTGTCAAGACAGACGATTTTTATACCGCTACATGCCTGAACTTGCGGCTTTTTTTCATTATAGAAATTTAGATGTCAGCACATTAAAAGAGCTGGTCAAACGATGGAGGCCGCAACTAATGAGTGGACTGACTAAAGAATCCAAACATTTGGCTTTAGATGATATTAAAGACTCTATCGATGAATTGATTTATTATCGCCAACATTTTATACGTTTAGAAGGTGACACACAGAATGACTGA
- a CDS encoding multifunctional CCA addition/repair protein, translating into MKVYLVGGAVRDQLLGYPVKERDWVVVGATPEELKQKGFRQVGRDFPVFIHPETGEEYALARTERKSGSGYYGFQCHYSPDVTLEEDLQRRDLTINAMALDENNLLIDPYHGRRDLENKYLRHISPAFSEDPVRVLRTARFMARYHHLGFHLANETRSLMYRMVKTGELNHLVAERVWQEWQRSLDERNPEMFIHTLRECGALKIILPEIDRLFGVPNPSHHHPEVDTGVHSLLVLQAAVKLSKEPLVRFAALLHDLGKALIPMKEWPRHHGHEEKGVDVIEALCERLRIPADYRSLAVLTSRFHLNIHRLFELNASTIVKILEKTDAFRRIARFDQLLLACEADAQGRGREVDYKQASSWQYIRTECAKVTAKTLVEQGYQGKAIQEQLHQRRVACVDFIKKSWKKNEK; encoded by the coding sequence ATGAAAGTATATTTAGTAGGCGGAGCAGTGCGCGATCAGTTACTGGGTTATCCGGTTAAAGAGCGTGACTGGGTAGTGGTCGGGGCAACACCTGAAGAATTAAAACAAAAGGGGTTTCGGCAGGTGGGTCGTGATTTTCCGGTGTTTATCCATCCAGAAACAGGTGAAGAATATGCATTGGCCAGAACAGAACGTAAATCAGGCTCAGGTTATTATGGATTTCAGTGTCATTATAGTCCAGATGTTACCTTGGAAGAGGATTTACAACGTCGTGATTTAACCATTAATGCCATGGCGCTGGATGAGAACAATCTTTTAATTGATCCATATCATGGCAGACGCGATCTGGAAAACAAATATCTACGACATATTTCCCCAGCTTTTTCTGAGGACCCGGTACGCGTACTCAGAACTGCCCGTTTTATGGCCCGTTATCATCATTTAGGTTTTCATTTAGCAAATGAGACTCGTTCACTGATGTATAGGATGGTTAAAACAGGAGAGTTGAATCATTTAGTGGCCGAAAGGGTCTGGCAGGAATGGCAGCGCAGCCTGGATGAACGCAATCCGGAAATGTTTATCCATACACTGAGAGAGTGTGGTGCGCTAAAAATAATTTTACCAGAAATTGATCGTTTATTTGGTGTTCCCAATCCTTCGCATCATCATCCAGAGGTGGATACGGGTGTACACAGCTTGCTGGTTTTACAGGCAGCAGTAAAATTGTCCAAGGAGCCTTTAGTTCGCTTTGCGGCATTGCTTCATGATTTAGGCAAGGCTTTGATTCCCATGAAAGAATGGCCCAGGCACCACGGTCATGAAGAAAAGGGTGTGGACGTCATTGAGGCATTATGTGAGCGCTTACGCATCCCAGCTGACTATCGTTCTCTGGCTGTGCTGACGTCCCGATTCCATTTAAACATTCACCGCTTGTTTGAATTGAATGCGAGCACGATCGTTAAAATACTTGAAAAAACCGATGCCTTTCGCCGTATCGCTCGTTTTGATCAATTACTTCTTGCCTGTGAAGCCGATGCTCAGGGGCGTGGACGAGAGGTGGATTACAAACAGGCATCGAGTTGGCAGTATATACGAACAGAATGTGCTAAAGTAACAGCAAAAACCCTGGTGGAACAAGGTTATCAAGGCAAAGCGATTCAAGAGCAACTTCATCAGCGCAGGGTTGCTTGTGTTGATTTTATTAAAAAATCCTGGAAGAAAAATGAAAAATAA
- a CDS encoding uroporphyrinogen-III synthase, with protein sequence MMNLPLQGLKVLNTRPLSAAKELSMAIKAAGGIALNCPALLIKPVKTNKLRFIQTLHDIRIAVFISANAVHFGLKQLKERNISWPASIEVIAIGKKTAFALRKHHIHVSCQPEISDSEHLIQLSILQDIRNQSILLFKGKNGRTLIEQTLIDRGAKLTVAEVYKRGMPPYNKSKIDFIWHDNTIDIILFTSEQAMHNLFKMFGREAYQWLCDKPCLVISERLAKSATRLGIKHILISTPETVFDTLCHYNQGLIHGQQQ encoded by the coding sequence ATGATGAATTTGCCTCTGCAGGGATTAAAAGTACTGAATACTCGACCGCTTAGCGCGGCGAAAGAGTTAAGTATGGCCATCAAGGCAGCGGGCGGTATCGCTCTGAATTGTCCTGCTCTTCTTATTAAACCTGTAAAAACAAATAAATTACGCTTCATACAAACTTTACATGACATTCGTATTGCTGTATTTATCAGCGCCAACGCTGTTCACTTTGGTTTAAAACAACTGAAGGAAAGAAACATCTCCTGGCCAGCTTCTATTGAAGTCATTGCTATTGGAAAGAAAACGGCCTTTGCACTGAGAAAACATCATATTCACGTGTCTTGCCAACCTGAAATCTCGGATAGTGAACATTTAATACAACTATCCATTTTACAAGACATAAGAAATCAATCTATCTTGTTGTTTAAAGGCAAAAATGGCCGTACGCTTATAGAACAAACACTGATTGACCGCGGCGCAAAACTCACCGTGGCCGAAGTTTATAAGCGGGGAATGCCTCCATACAACAAATCGAAAATTGATTTCATATGGCATGACAATACCATAGATATTATACTGTTCACTAGTGAGCAGGCAATGCATAATCTGTTTAAGATGTTTGGAAGGGAAGCTTATCAATGGCTTTGCGATAAACCATGCCTTGTTATCAGTGAGCGACTTGCAAAATCGGCAACGAGACTTGGTATCAAACACATCCTTATAAGCACGCCTGAAACTGTTTTTGATACACTATGTCATTACAATCAAGGATTAATTCATGGCCAACAGCAATGA
- the rsgA gene encoding ribosome small subunit-dependent GTPase A, translating into MSKRRISKQQSQRIARKQKAYQQKEHMDQSGLADGLVISRFGRHAEIEVENGLRIHCSIRPDIQSLVAGDRVVWRPEGQGQGAIVSCYPRQSVLIRPGIRGDKAVAANITQMIVVIAPKPEISWPLLDSYLIMAEILHLNALILLNKTDLPCQAIQQQLIQDYHPLGYHLLFAGEHLKTGHQALEEALNHEVSVFVGQSGVGKSSIIASLLPHESAIETRSISEHKALGRHTTSSSRYYHLKGGGALIDSPGVREISLLYLEPTTIIQGYREFKPFLGLCKFRNCNHITSVGCAVKEAVAEQNISQRRYDNFVKLCQQYAKY; encoded by the coding sequence ATGAGTAAAAGACGCATCAGCAAACAACAATCACAGCGAATTGCCAGAAAACAGAAAGCTTATCAACAAAAAGAGCATATGGATCAGTCGGGATTGGCAGACGGACTGGTGATCAGTCGATTCGGCCGTCATGCTGAAATAGAAGTTGAGAACGGTTTACGAATTCATTGCTCCATTCGCCCTGATATCCAATCTTTGGTGGCAGGGGATCGCGTAGTCTGGCGTCCTGAGGGCCAAGGACAAGGTGCCATCGTCAGCTGCTACCCAAGACAATCTGTATTAATCAGGCCAGGTATTCGTGGAGATAAGGCTGTGGCTGCCAATATTACGCAGATGATTGTGGTTATTGCACCAAAACCTGAAATTTCATGGCCATTGCTTGACAGTTATTTAATCATGGCTGAAATTCTTCATCTCAACGCCTTAATATTATTGAATAAAACCGATTTACCCTGTCAGGCCATCCAACAACAGTTAATACAAGATTATCATCCACTGGGTTATCATCTGTTATTTGCTGGAGAACATCTGAAAACAGGACATCAGGCTCTCGAAGAAGCACTCAATCATGAAGTCAGTGTTTTTGTAGGGCAATCCGGAGTAGGAAAATCGTCCATCATCGCAAGCCTACTTCCTCATGAAAGTGCAATAGAAACACGAAGCATCTCAGAACATAAGGCACTTGGCCGACATACTACGTCCAGTTCCCGCTATTATCATTTAAAAGGAGGAGGAGCACTGATTGATTCTCCCGGAGTCAGGGAAATCAGTCTACTTTATCTTGAGCCTACCACCATTATTCAAGGGTACCGAGAATTTAAACCCTTTTTGGGGCTATGCAAATTCAGAAACTGCAATCACATCACATCAGTGGGCTGTGCCGTTAAAGAAGCGGTAGCTGAGCAAAATATATCACAGAGACGTTACGATAATTTTGTCAAATTATGCCAGCAATATGCAAAATACTAG
- a CDS encoding sensor histidine kinase: MRIKIIHYLEESMQRSLASASHQLVAVGTIAFFGFILFYWVWTEWFPQPYENLFLRLLSSLLGLGLILTPYWPVTMKRYLPWYWFVTLVYTLSFFFAFSFLMSKASVISAMFLLCSVFLLVLVVDLLSLLVILLLGWGIALFFYFLLATPLYFGAEHIEMLLILLFVIIAGTTFNYKTAMLQQQRLAGMAAAAGMIAHELRTPLLGIKSGAQALAKHAPQLIKGYQEAKEHGLINRAFKERRLNQLEQVSLRIISEINYANTIIDMLLVNVGRENTLQNCTLELCSMADCIKEAISRYPFKSLKESNLVSWQGDFYFKGSKLLMQHVLFNLIKNALYAIAMVQKGDIRIWTKQGAKWQYLFFKDTAKGMTDQQQAKLFDHFYTTKFTGTGIGLSFCKLVMYRFGGNIHCEAKEGEYTLFTLSFPFYEN, translated from the coding sequence ATGAGAATAAAAATAATACACTATCTTGAAGAATCCATGCAGCGCAGTCTTGCCAGTGCTTCACATCAACTGGTGGCTGTGGGAACCATTGCCTTTTTTGGCTTTATCCTTTTTTATTGGGTCTGGACGGAATGGTTTCCGCAACCTTATGAAAATTTATTTTTGCGCCTGCTTAGTAGTTTACTGGGACTGGGATTGATTTTAACGCCTTATTGGCCTGTCACAATGAAGCGTTATCTTCCCTGGTATTGGTTTGTTACTTTAGTCTACACTTTATCCTTCTTTTTTGCCTTTTCTTTCCTGATGAGCAAGGCCTCGGTGATATCCGCCATGTTTTTATTATGCAGTGTTTTTTTACTGGTGTTAGTGGTTGATTTGTTAAGCCTGTTGGTTATCTTGCTTCTTGGCTGGGGAATAGCGCTTTTTTTCTACTTTTTACTGGCGACACCGCTTTATTTCGGCGCTGAGCATATTGAAATGCTTTTAATTCTATTGTTCGTCATTATTGCTGGAACCACCTTTAATTATAAAACAGCGATGTTGCAGCAACAGCGCCTTGCCGGCATGGCCGCGGCAGCGGGAATGATTGCTCATGAACTGAGAACACCTTTGCTCGGCATAAAAAGCGGTGCGCAGGCACTGGCAAAACATGCACCGCAATTAATTAAAGGTTATCAGGAAGCGAAAGAACACGGGCTTATCAACCGGGCATTTAAGGAGCGGCGTCTTAACCAGCTGGAGCAGGTTAGCCTTCGTATTATCAGCGAAATTAATTATGCAAATACCATTATAGATATGCTGCTGGTTAATGTCGGTCGTGAAAATACATTACAAAACTGTACTTTGGAGTTGTGTTCCATGGCAGATTGTATTAAAGAAGCCATTTCAAGATACCCGTTTAAGTCCCTGAAAGAAAGTAATCTGGTCAGCTGGCAGGGTGATTTTTATTTTAAGGGATCAAAATTACTCATGCAGCATGTCTTGTTTAATTTAATTAAAAATGCATTATATGCAATAGCGATGGTGCAGAAAGGGGATATTCGCATCTGGACGAAACAAGGGGCAAAATGGCAGTATCTTTTTTTTAAAGACACGGCAAAAGGCATGACGGATCAGCAACAGGCGAAACTGTTTGATCATTTTTATACCACAAAATTCACCGGTACAGGCATTGGCCTGTCTTTTTGCAAACTGGTCATGTATCGATTTGGCGGAAATATTCATTGTGAAGCCAAGGAAGGGGAATATACTTTGTTTACTTTATCTTTTCCCTTTTATGAGAATTGA